GCTGGTGGGAGCCGGTGCAGGGCGGTCCGGCCCGGTGGGTGCAGCGGACCGAAGTGCCTGCGGACGCGCGTTTCTTCGGGCTCGGCGGCCGGGCCGGCGGACCGCGGCTGCGCGACGGCACATACCGCCTGTGGAACACCGACCCCAGGGGCAGCTTCGGTCCCGACGACGACCCGCTGTACATCACCATGCCGGTGCAGCTGGTGGTCGCCGACGCCGGCACCCATCTCGCCTTCCACGACAACTCCTGGGAGGGCCGGGTCACGCTGCGGGAGGGCGAGGAGGGCGCGGGATCAGGGCACGACCGGCCGGGCACGAGTGAGGTGCGGATGGACGGCGGGCCGCTGCGCTGCTGGGTGGTGGTGGGCACGCCCGCACGTGTGCTGACAGGCTGGACCCAGCTGACGGGCGCCCCCGCGCTGCCGCCGTCCTGGGCGCTGGGCCCGCAGCACGCCCGGTGGGGATTCGGCAGCGAGCGGGAGGTGCGCCGGATCGCCGCCGGCTACCGGGCGCGGGACCTGCCGCTGTCCGCGGTCCATCTGGACATCGACCACTACGACGCGCATCAGGTCTTCACGGTCGACCGGGAACGATTTCCCGATCTGCCGGCGATGGCCAGGGATCTGCGCGAGGACGGGGTCCGGCTGGTCTCCATCGTCGATCCGGCGGTGAAGGCGGAACCCGGGAAAGCGGTGTACGACAGCGGGAAGTCGGCGGGGGCCTTCGTACGGGACGCGCGGGGCGCGGAGGTACGCGGCGTCGTCTGGCCCGGCGACTGCGTCTATCCGGACTTCACCGATCCGGCGGTCCGCCGGTGGTGGGGCGGGCTGTACGAGGAGCGGCTGGCGCAGGGGTTCTCCGGGGTGTGGCACGACATGAACGAACCGGTGTCCTTCATGCCGTTCGGCGACATGACGCTGCCGCGCTCCGCCCGGCACGTACTGGAGGGGCGAGGGGGCGATCACCGGGAGGCCCACAATGTGTACGGCCTCGCGATGGCACGCGCCGGGTACGAGGGGCTGCGGCAGCTGCGCCCGGATGAGCGGCCGTTCCTCTTCTCGCGCTCCGGCTGGGCGGGTATGCAGCGGTACGGAGGCACCTGGTCAGGAGATGTCTCCACCGGCTGGCCCGGGCTGCGTGCCTCGCTCTCCCTGGTGCTGGGGCTCGGGCTGTGCGGCGTCCCGTACTCCGGTCCGGATGTGGGTGGCTTCGACGGCAGTCCGTCGCCGGAGCTGTATCTGCGCTGGTTCCAGCTGGGGGCACAGCTGCCGTTGTTCCGTACGCATGCGGCGATCGACGCGGGGCGCAGGGAGCCCTGGGAGTTCGGCCCGCAGGTTCTCGCGTACGCGAGGGCGGCCCTCGCCGAACGGGAGCGGCTGCGCCCGTACTTCGTCACGCTGGCGCACCTGGCGAGGCGGACCGGGGCACCGTATGCGCGGCCGCTGTGGTGGGCCTCTCCGGAGGACCGGGTGCTGCGCGACTGTGAGGACG
This portion of the Streptomyces sp. NBC_01750 genome encodes:
- a CDS encoding glycoside hydrolase family 31 protein gives rise to the protein MDGRGLVRSVKIFGTVQGLRAARSAWRQRRTDARGLPARGAERARVPGPVSGAESLPGGGVIRFARSELRIRVAAGGAVFWGWDGAEPEPSYALDGAPPEPDPRAALEPDKDGGWRVVSERVTVEVSRHGAVEIRTPGGVVLRRDLPPRWWEPVQGGPARWVQRTEVPADARFFGLGGRAGGPRLRDGTYRLWNTDPRGSFGPDDDPLYITMPVQLVVADAGTHLAFHDNSWEGRVTLREGEEGAGSGHDRPGTSEVRMDGGPLRCWVVVGTPARVLTGWTQLTGAPALPPSWALGPQHARWGFGSEREVRRIAAGYRARDLPLSAVHLDIDHYDAHQVFTVDRERFPDLPAMARDLREDGVRLVSIVDPAVKAEPGKAVYDSGKSAGAFVRDARGAEVRGVVWPGDCVYPDFTDPAVRRWWGGLYEERLAQGFSGVWHDMNEPVSFMPFGDMTLPRSARHVLEGRGGDHREAHNVYGLAMARAGYEGLRQLRPDERPFLFSRSGWAGMQRYGGTWSGDVSTGWPGLRASLSLVLGLGLCGVPYSGPDVGGFDGSPSPELYLRWFQLGAQLPLFRTHAAIDAGRREPWEFGPQVLAYARAALAERERLRPYFVTLAHLARRTGAPYARPLWWASPEDRVLRDCEDAFLLGDALLVAPVLERGTDRRAVRLPRGRWYDTATGRAYEGPGQVLVDAPLSRIPVLARGGAVIPVRGVDGGMELEVWAPAEGRKGGGLVVPDLGDGWEQAELERYTTRLVDGRVVVKQIKGDGTAPPRWRGRVRGLGGQP